The Candidatus Poribacteria bacterium genome contains the following window.
TGGTAAAAATTATCCGATTAAATTCTTAATCTGCATCAGAAAATCCGAACCGACGACTGACAACTATTTAGACCGTATACTGTTTTAGCGTGTCGTCATCTAAATTCTCCAAGACATCTTTCGTGTCGGGTTTTTGTCCCTGGTCAAGTTCCTGTTCAGAGAATCCTTGCTCAGCAAGCACCTCTTCAACAACATAGATGGGGGCTTCACAGCGGAGTGCAAGCGCGATTGCATCGCTCGGTCGACAATCCACGTCAATAGCGTTCCCATCGACCTCTAAGGTTATACATGCATAGAAAGTCCGTTCTTCAAAAGCATGTACACACACGGTTGTAACTTTAGCCCCAAGCGTTTCAATCATCGTCTTGAGTAAGTCGTGTGTCATCGGTCGCGGAAGTTGCATTTTCTCGATATGCATCTGGATAGCCGCTGCCTCCGATTCACCGATCCAAATCAGCAATATCCGATTTGAATCTCCCTCTTTCTCCTTCAGGACAACGATTGGTGCTCCAGTGCTCCGATCAATTGAGAGGAAGTTAACCTTAACCTCAACACGTGCTTGTTTCTCTTTTTCCATCTGTGCATCCTTTCATATTGGCTATCAGCCGTCAGCTTTCGGCTTTCAGAAAGAGACCTCTTTCCTGACTGCTGACTGCCGACGACTATTCTGCTATTCTTCTGAATCCGATTGGGCATTGACTGCCACGTTGGAAGCATAATCGCGAATGGTCTGTGCAATTCTCTCAGTATCTAAACCGCTGAAACCAACGATTTCTTTCAGCAGAGGCACTGCCGCACCAGCATTCACAATGGAACTGAGGATCCGGTTCATGCCATTGCTGCCATTACCATTACCGCCGCCCCCGAGGTCAAGCACACGGATGCTTTCAATACGCTCCGCCGGCTTCATCAGTTCAGTGGTTACTTCAGGTAGGGATTCCACGAGTGCTAATATAGCATCACTAACGAGAACTTTTGAATCTGCCTGATTCTTCGCAGCAATCGATGCCTCTTCGCCATTGGCTTTTGCCTGCGCTTCAACGAGGAATGCCTCTGCAAGAATTCTTTGCGCCTGCGCTTTGACTTCAGCCGCGTCAAGTTCCGCCTTAGCGGTCTCCACAACAGCATAAACTTCCGCGTCAGTTGCGCGTTCTTTGGCGATGCGTTCTTCGTCCGCCTCCTGTTCCGCACGGATAAGAGCGATTTTACTTTGCCGCTCCGCTTCTTCAACGGCTTCGGCAGTTAAGACACTCGCCTCGGCTTTTGCTTTTTGCGCGCTAACGTCCAGGAGTTCAATCAATGCCGCTTCACGCTGCTTCTCTTTCATTGAGATCTGGATTGCGTTTTCGGCTTCTGCCTCTTTTTCTTCGCGTTCTTTCTCAATAAGGACGATTCTGCTGGAAATACCGGTCTCTTCGACCGCACGCTGCTGCTCAATCTTGGCTTTTTCAACGGTGAGTT
Protein-coding sequences here:
- a CDS encoding bifunctional nuclease family protein, with product MEKEKQARVEVKVNFLSIDRSTGAPIVVLKEKEGDSNRILLIWIGESEAAAIQMHIEKMQLPRPMTHDLLKTMIETLGAKVTTVCVHAFEERTFYACITLEVDGNAIDVDCRPSDAIALALRCEAPIYVVEEVLAEQGFSEQELDQGQKPDTKDVLENLDDDTLKQYTV